In one window of Streptosporangiales bacterium DNA:
- a CDS encoding MerR family transcriptional regulator: MADHFELTDETPVYVISVAAQLAGMHPQTLRQYDRLGLVSPDRTAGRGRRYSLRDIELLREVQRLSQEGVNLAGIKRLLALQQQVSRLAARVLQLESELANTHAALQRATQGRATGRTTRRSERDVSGLDGTAIMRWQPPHDF; the protein is encoded by the coding sequence ATGGCTGATCACTTCGAGCTGACCGACGAGACGCCGGTCTACGTGATCTCGGTTGCCGCGCAGCTGGCCGGCATGCACCCGCAGACGCTGCGGCAGTACGACCGGTTGGGGCTGGTCTCACCGGACCGTACTGCCGGGCGCGGCCGTCGTTACTCGCTGCGCGACATCGAGCTGCTCCGCGAGGTGCAGCGGCTGTCGCAGGAGGGCGTCAACCTCGCCGGCATCAAGCGCCTGCTCGCGCTGCAGCAACAGGTGAGCCGGCTCGCGGCCAGGGTGCTGCAGCTGGAGTCCGAGCTGGCGAACACGCACGCGGCTCTGCAGCGCGCGACACAGGGCCGGGCGACCGGGCGTACGACGCGCCGTAGCGAGCGCGACGTGTCCGGGCTGGACGGAACAGCCATCATGCGGTGGCAGCCGCCGCACGATTTCTGA